One Paenibacillus crassostreae DNA segment encodes these proteins:
- a CDS encoding acid phosphatase — MKSLKKQVIVAVLSVPILLSSLGGSYVNAASTPATVTPPSAPSWGYFVDNYKNNKAENKTVDSNPALGLLSEFNNLWTAGTTWNTGTKLNDSVLNLNILKVFNTSVRRTAEEADAAYLDDRRKQSYSVIDGLGSLADTYRAKAEATTTIKDVAADATTQKYSDEGNNAGSEDSELGNMVGLINTLRGTYSTTNPAKAYFNYPRPFRWVDNSLVVSTLIPVQNSDPSNDGGFPSGHTNAAYLSAIAMAYAVPERYQELLTRASDLGNSRIVAGMHSPLDVMGGRVMATALSAAILSDPDNNSLKTAAYQEAHSELLTQTATATATDLYSDYVTNKKNYTDRLTYGFSQIGSTTSPMIVPKGAEVLLETRQPYLDSTQRRWVLATTGLPSGYPVLDDAEGWGRLNLYAAADGYGALVDNVTVTMDAQKGGFHALDSWRNNISGVGKLTKKGTGTLKLEGNNTYSGGTLIEQGILQGDSKTAFGTASVTNNGGTLLESVEGQLIIGENYQQSAKGTLELSIGSKNDLLHIKKVASFNGKLRLNFTDGYVPVNGTSIITFDKQEGSFSDIETVGLPSTYKVKVVYASKSVQIEVSK, encoded by the coding sequence ATGAAGTCATTAAAGAAACAAGTAATCGTAGCAGTACTATCTGTACCCATACTTTTAAGTTCCCTGGGTGGAAGTTATGTGAATGCGGCATCAACACCCGCAACAGTAACTCCCCCATCAGCTCCATCATGGGGCTATTTTGTAGATAACTACAAAAATAATAAAGCAGAAAATAAAACGGTAGATTCAAATCCGGCACTCGGGTTACTCTCCGAGTTTAATAATCTATGGACTGCGGGCACGACATGGAATACGGGTACCAAGCTAAACGATAGCGTTCTGAATCTCAATATTCTAAAAGTATTTAACACGTCTGTTCGTCGTACAGCCGAAGAGGCAGATGCAGCATATCTGGATGATCGCAGAAAGCAGAGCTACAGCGTAATCGATGGTCTGGGTTCGCTCGCTGATACATACCGTGCTAAAGCTGAAGCGACAACAACGATTAAGGATGTTGCTGCTGATGCCACAACCCAAAAATATAGTGACGAAGGTAATAACGCAGGTAGCGAAGATTCCGAACTAGGCAACATGGTGGGGTTGATCAATACTTTACGTGGTACATATTCTACAACGAACCCAGCTAAGGCTTACTTTAATTATCCCCGTCCGTTTCGTTGGGTCGATAACTCACTCGTAGTTTCTACCCTCATTCCTGTTCAGAATTCAGATCCAAGTAATGATGGTGGTTTTCCTAGTGGTCATACCAATGCTGCATATCTAAGCGCTATTGCCATGGCATATGCCGTACCAGAGCGCTACCAGGAACTGCTAACGCGTGCTTCAGATCTTGGCAACAGCCGTATTGTTGCCGGTATGCACTCGCCTCTTGATGTCATGGGAGGACGTGTCATGGCAACCGCATTGTCTGCGGCTATCCTGTCTGATCCTGACAATAATAGTTTGAAAACAGCCGCTTATCAAGAAGCGCATAGTGAACTATTAACGCAAACAGCAACAGCAACAGCAACAGATCTATACAGCGATTACGTTACGAACAAGAAAAATTATACCGATCGTCTAACATACGGCTTTAGCCAAATTGGATCTACGACTTCTCCCATGATTGTTCCAAAAGGAGCTGAAGTGTTGCTTGAGACACGTCAGCCTTATCTAGACAGTACACAACGTCGCTGGGTTCTGGCTACAACGGGTCTCCCTTCAGGCTATCCTGTACTTGATGATGCCGAAGGATGGGGAAGACTTAATCTCTATGCCGCTGCAGATGGCTATGGCGCCTTAGTCGATAACGTAACCGTGACCATGGATGCCCAGAAAGGTGGGTTTCATGCATTGGATAGCTGGCGTAACAATATTTCAGGTGTTGGAAAGCTAACCAAAAAAGGTACAGGTACGTTAAAGCTCGAAGGTAATAATACGTATTCCGGTGGTACACTGATTGAGCAAGGCATACTTCAAGGGGATTCGAAAACCGCTTTCGGAACAGCAAGTGTGACGAACAACGGAGGAACGCTACTAGAAAGTGTTGAGGGACAACTGATTATTGGAGAAAACTATCAGCAATCTGCTAAAGGTACGTTGGAACTTAGTATCGGTAGCAAAAATGATCTACTTCATATCAAGAAAGTAGCATCGTTCAACGGGAAATTACGTTTGAACTTTACGGACGGATATGTACCGGTTAATGGCACGTCAATAATAACGTTTGATAAACAAGAGGGATCATTTTCTGACATTGAAACTGTAGGTTTACCAAGCACTTATAAAGTAAAAGTGGTCTACGCATCTAAGAGTGTTCAAATAGAAGTGAGTAAATAA
- a CDS encoding serine hydrolase domain-containing protein → MMKVMSKLVIIYLIFILTSCSAPQSEVDHPPEVHKEVIENIPEEKIISFEQKLDDYMDNLNFSGSILLVKNNKVKIAKGYKMANSEEKKINGPDTVFQIGSLTKAFTATAIMQLQEAGKLHIDDPVKKYVKDYPYEKVTLYELLTHTSGIPNFTYFPDYISNMHIQVSVSENIDKFKDKPLEFEPASQFNYSNSGYILLGAVIENVSGESYSQYIEEHIISPLGMERSGYLNVERMTNDVAIGYMEPVNIIPMRVMKYELSRERLEIGVVFSF, encoded by the coding sequence ATGATGAAAGTCATGAGTAAGTTAGTAATCATATATCTAATCTTTATACTTACGTCCTGTTCAGCACCTCAGAGCGAGGTAGATCATCCACCAGAAGTACACAAGGAAGTTATAGAGAACATTCCTGAAGAGAAAATCATAAGTTTTGAACAAAAACTTGATGACTATATGGATAATCTGAATTTTTCTGGATCCATACTTCTAGTTAAGAATAATAAGGTTAAGATCGCCAAAGGGTATAAAATGGCCAATTCTGAGGAAAAGAAAATAAATGGACCTGATACGGTCTTCCAGATCGGATCCCTGACTAAAGCTTTTACAGCTACAGCTATCATGCAATTACAAGAAGCGGGTAAGCTTCATATTGATGATCCTGTAAAAAAGTATGTAAAAGATTATCCTTATGAAAAGGTTACGCTCTACGAATTGCTTACCCATACATCTGGAATCCCAAATTTTACATACTTCCCAGATTACATAAGCAACATGCACATTCAAGTTAGCGTATCAGAGAATATAGACAAATTCAAAGATAAGCCTCTTGAATTCGAGCCTGCAAGCCAATTTAATTATAGTAATTCAGGATATATATTGCTTGGGGCAGTAATTGAAAACGTAAGTGGGGAATCTTATAGTCAGTATATCGAAGAGCACATTATATCACCATTAGGTATGGAGAGGTCAGGATATTTAAATGTAGAAAGAATGACTAATGATGTTGCCATAGGATATATGGAACCAGTTAACATAATTCCAATGAGAGTAATGAAATACGAATTGTCCAGAGAACGACTCGAGATTGGAGTCGTCTTTTCGTTTTAA